One Magnolia sinica isolate HGM2019 chromosome 2, MsV1, whole genome shotgun sequence genomic window, AAgcacttcaaatctttgaaaaTTTATTTATCCACTTCATATTTCTCGTCAAATGCCATGTCCATCCTTTTAACTTTCCCGGAAGTCTTAGATAAGTTACAACACATGAGCCTCCCTAGCAATGGGACCCAAATGAGTAACCCATACAGTTGAGCTTTTGGGACCTGTGAATAAGTATACATCTCCGCAATCACCTGACCCATACAAACCATTACAAGGCTCTGTTTGAAAAACGGAGCCATTTGATACTCAGCCCTCGTACACCGACACtctgaaattgtacacgtggtgcACATTAACTTAGAACTAAATCCAGTAAACTGTGGATAAGTCTCTCCCTGAGATTAAGTCAACAATGCTGACATCTGATTCGTAGACCCTTGCTAGTTGAAAATCTAAAATGGGATGTCAGTATAATCTGGATTGTCTGCATCGCACCACGTATTCCCTTTCTAAGTAATTTCCAAGTGccggcgtatcatccatcacactctgccagcgtatcaaaatttttctttcGAAAAAGCCCTAGTCCCCCGTCttccccgctctctctctctctctctctctctctgcattctGCAATGGCAGCAGCACTTCGGAGCAGAAACCCTAAAATCTCCAACCCCCGGTCTCTCTTTTCCaccctttcttctcctctctcttctcctctctcagAAAAACCCTCCACCCCCTTCCGCTCCTTGAAATCCACCATCCGATCAGAACGCGACCCGGACAAACTCGCCGAGATCTTCCAGAACTCGTCCGACTCCCCACGCTTCCGCCGCGACCGATCCGTCTTCGATCTCACTGTTCGTAAGTTGGCCAGCTCCCGCCGCTCCGATCTCATCGACCGCGTCCTCGGCCATCAGAAATCCTTCGCTGCGGCCCCCGCGTCGAAATCCGAGGGCTTCTGGATAcggatcatgaagctatactcGAATTCCGGAATGGTCGATCAGGCCGTCCGGATGTTCGATCAGATGGAGGAGATCGGGTGCAATCGAACGGACAAATCGCTCTGTGCGCTCCTCAGCACGTTCCTGTGCAACCGCCAGTTTGACCGGCTGCACGAGTCCTTCTCCGAGATTCCAAAGAAATTCGGGATTTCTCCGAGTGTAGTTGCGTACAATCTTGTCCTTCGAGCTTTTGTCGAGGAGAAATCAATCGAATCAGCACGTTCACTGGTTGCGAAGATGGAGAAAGAAAATGGGGTAAAACCTGACATTCTTTCTTATAATATCTTGTTACGTGGATTTCATGATGCCGGGGATGAAATAGGAtttaatgagattttgaaggaaatctCATGGAAAGGTCTAAGTCCTAATGTGACTACTTACAATTATAGGATTTTATCTCACTGTAAGAAGAATGAGAGTTTCAAGGCAAAAGAGTTGTTTGACGTGATGATTTCCAAGGGGATCAAACCGAATTTGGCTAGTTATAATGCTGTTATTGATGGGTTATCCAAGGAAGGTGATTTAACATCAGCGAAGAGTCTTTTTGAGAGTATGCGGTCAGGTGGTGTTCTGCCGAATAATGTTACATATGTGACATTGGTTCGGCATTTGGTTGAGAAGGGGGAGTTTGATTCAGCGTTGGAGATGTGTAAGAAGAGTTTGAAAAGGAAGTGGGTTCCACCATTCGAGTCCATGGTGGGGTTGGTCAATGGCCTAGTGAAGATTTCCAAGGTTGATGAAGCAAAGGGGATTGttgagaagatgaagaagaagcttaCTAGCAGTGCGTTGgattcttggatgaaggttgAAGGTACTCTTCCTTTGTAGGTTGCAATGAATTGTTTTGAATCAGTGAGTAGGATGCTGGAAGATAGTTATTTTGCCATGCATCTGAAACTATGGAAAGATGAAGATAGTTATTTAGCTATGCATCTGAAACTATGGAAAGATGAACAAAGGGTCGAGTGGATTCAAATACCAGGTGAGGTGACCTGGTTCTCAAGTAGGTCTGTTCTTCATGCTCCATAAGTTGCTTCTGTATACTGCTGAATTAAGAGAAAACAGCTTCAATTGGCGATTAACTAGCTAACCTGTTTGCTTGAACTTGTCTGCCTTATAAGGTGATTGCCATTGTCTTTGTGGGTATGGTAATCATTATGTTTTTCTTCAACTTctgcacctttttttttcttgtctgAAGGAAAAGTTTTGACAATGAGTTTTatcacccattttcttcatatTCACTTTGCTGTATTATTTCGCCTTATCAGAGCAGTTAAGTTAGTGCTGCCTggcataggtttttttttttttttttttttttgaagacacagggtgtccccacgtcttttttgaagtgagactaatccctgcggatacacgcaatcacccacaaccacgtgtatcgggtaaagccaaggaggggaatcgaacccttacctatagggagcaaacctatggtgaagaccattcgcccaaacctcgttgggtatAGGTGTTCCTTGAGTTAGACCAATCAATTCTCTTGGAGTTGTTGGTTGTACTTTTATTTAGTGCATGATTTGATCACA contains:
- the LOC131224740 gene encoding small ribosomal subunit protein mS86 (rPPR1)-like yields the protein MAAALRSRNPKISNPRSLFSTLSSPLSSPLSEKPSTPFRSLKSTIRSERDPDKLAEIFQNSSDSPRFRRDRSVFDLTVRKLASSRRSDLIDRVLGHQKSFAAAPASKSEGFWIRIMKLYSNSGMVDQAVRMFDQMEEIGCNRTDKSLCALLSTFLCNRQFDRLHESFSEIPKKFGISPSVVAYNLVLRAFVEEKSIESARSLVAKMEKENGVKPDILSYNILLRGFHDAGDEIGFNEILKEISWKGLSPNVTTYNYRILSHCKKNESFKAKELFDVMISKGIKPNLASYNAVIDGLSKEGDLTSAKSLFESMRSGGVLPNNVTYVTLVRHLVEKGEFDSALEMCKKSLKRKWVPPFESMVGLVNGLVKISKVDEAKGIVEKMKKKLTSSALDSWMKVEGTLPL